One Malania oleifera isolate guangnan ecotype guangnan chromosome 9, ASM2987363v1, whole genome shotgun sequence DNA segment encodes these proteins:
- the LOC131163376 gene encoding uncharacterized protein LOC131163376, with protein sequence MANEYANNPYFLPGNENPGFVLTSQPLTSLENYTSWARSVFLALSSSNKFGFVNGSITELDPFSPLFNYWSRCNTTILSWLINSLSMELKASVMYTNNAKDLWFDLKDRHSQGNTPRLFELGKKNRSFFTRSKASKLDAQHKEHVFRLLMGLNDSYSNLIGQTC encoded by the exons ATGGCAAATGAATATGCTAACAATCCTTATTTTCTTCCTGGGAATGAAAATCCAGGGTTTGTTCTTACTTCTCAACCTCTCAcaagtttagaaaattatacgAGTTGGGCTAGATCTGTGTTcttggctttgagttctagtaACAAGTTTGGATTTGTGAATGGCTCAATCACAGAACTAGATCCTTTTTCTCCATTATTCAATTATTGGAGTCGCTGCAATACTACAATTCTTTCTTGGCTAATCAATTCTCTGAGTATGGAATTGAAAGCTAGTGTGATGTATACCAATAATGCAAAGGATTTGTGGTTTGATCTTAAGGATAGACATTCACAGGGTAATACACCACGATTGTTTGAACTTGGAAAAAAAAATCGCTCATTTTTCACAAG ATCCAAGGCTTCTAAGTTGGATGCCCAGCACAAGGAACATGTTTTCAGGCTTTTGATGGGCTTAAATGATAGTTATAGCAATCTTATTGGTCAAACTTGTTAA